The following proteins are encoded in a genomic region of Aptenodytes patagonicus chromosome 13, bAptPat1.pri.cur, whole genome shotgun sequence:
- the ANTKMT gene encoding adenine nucleotide translocase lysine N-methyltransferase — MEPEEPGEPGEVAWGRRGGDTLGGRGLLELAVASGVAAWAAWAALLMPGFRRVPLRLQVPYQPSGPQQVANALALLRGRSGKTVDLGSGDGRLVVEAYKQGLRPAVGYELNPWLLCLSNYRAWKAGYRGKVSFLKKDLWKVNLSDCYNVIVVLAPSVKPPLAAKLLAELPDEARVVAGRFPFPSWTPTSTLGQGLEQVWAYDMKEVRRVAQSSAEGSPV; from the exons ATGGAGCCGGAGGagccgggggagccgggggaggTGGCGTGGGGGCGGCGAGGGGGGGACACGCTGGGCGGGcgggggctgctggagctggcggTGGCCAGCGGGGTGGCCGCCTGGGCCGCCTGGGCCGCCTTGCTGATGCCCGGCTTCCGCCGGGTCCCCCTGCGGCTCCAG gtgCCCTACCAGCCCTCCGGCCCCCAGCAAGTGGCGAACGCCCTGGCGCTGCTGCGGGGGCGCTCGGGGAAGACGGTGGATCTGGGATCGGGAGATGGACGGCTT gtGGTAGAGGCTTATAAGCAAGGTCTCAGGCCAGCCGTTGGCTATGAGCTCAACCCCTGGCTGCTGTGCCTCTCCAACTACCGGGCCTGGAAGGCTGGGTACCGCGGGAAggtttccttcctgaagaaagaTCTCTGGAAG gTGAATCTTTCCGACTGCTACAATGTGATCGTGGTCCTGGCCCCCAGCGTG aAACCTCCCCTAGCCGCCAAGCTCCTTGCAGAACTCCCCGACGAAGCCCGGGTGGTGGCTGGAcgcttccccttcccctcctggaCCCCCACCAGCACCCttgggcaggggctggagcaaGTCTGGGCCTATGACATGAAGGAGGTGCGGCGAGTGGCGCAGAGCAGCGCAGAGGGAAGCCCGGTCTAA
- the CCDC78 gene encoding LOW QUALITY PROTEIN: coiled-coil domain-containing protein 78 (The sequence of the model RefSeq protein was modified relative to this genomic sequence to represent the inferred CDS: substituted 1 base at 1 genomic stop codon) has product MDFAGKENHCGGSVAWRRGGLCWLAPAVRAVVCLXVQLQDRNERLYGLGDLQERMEKLAGSKTDLSARVVFSEEEKLKISKDLVDLQIETNKMKEQYETENFELKNMILALENRVLELELCSEKVTGERDALRERLHALETNRKELADEYIILKSNYLALGKELEQEVMKNEELSLELLNLANARSALPRTESNHYRSPAMADESSAELERARAMVRRLSARKVKPEDVVASEHEQQKLERNLLGNQDRIKVELEKMKKTYDSQQQKLEERVIAMGKELQEAKGAIGDTQHKLAEQSAVLLTSQSQLQEVEVENSRLQLRLKELNEEYRSRLAQYIKDVADYMDSKSSNGTGSSKAPADHAHMKRFVDSMLKDIRASYKSREEQLAGAARGYKKRMKNLVKKHENLLIAYGLQREQIRSLGSSARDCGPAELHFSITDPELLTNTTRELNRLREDKAKLEMQLDELQKKRLKETSGFPLSAEQQLDEEGWAEVRKQLREFAHTTQEDLEQERSQLLTRAIVAEEQVSELQEYIDKHLARYKQEILRLRKLAGSEVPRALSAGAADTHSLPRARRTVSHQP; this is encoded by the exons ATGGATTTTGCAGGGAAAGAGAAC CACTGTGGTGGGAGCGTAgcatggaggagaggagggctCTGCTGGCTGGCACCAGCTGTCAGAGCTGTTGTGTGTCTCTAGGTGCAGCTGCAGGATAGGAATGAGAGGCTGTACGGGCTCGGAGACCTGCAGGAGAGGATGGAGAAGCTGGCTGGCTCCAAAACAGATTTGTCAGCCAGAGTGGTCTTCagtgaagaggaaaaactgaag ATTTCCAAAGACCTCGTTGATCTCCAGATCGAGACAAACAAAATGAAGGAGCAGTATGAGACGGAGaactttgaactgaaaaatatG ATCCTGGCCCTGGAGAACCgtgtgctggagctggagctctgcagtGAGAAAGTCACTGGGGAGCGGGATGCCTTACGGGAACGCCTGCATGCTCTGGAGACCAATCGGAAGGAGCTGGCGGATGAGTACatcattttgaaaagcaattacTTGGCCCTAGGCAAAGAACTGGAGCAGGAG GTCATGAAGAATGAAGAGCTCAGCCTAGAGCTGCTCAATCTGGCCAATGCCAGGAGCGCCCTTCCCCGCACAGAGAGCAACCACTACCGCTCCCCCGCCATGGCCGATGAATCCTCTGCCGAGCTGGAAAGAGCGCGAGCAATGGTGCGCCGTCTCTCGGCTCGGAAGGTGAAG CCAGAAGATGTAGTTGCTTCTGAACACGAGCAGCAAAAGTTGGAGAGAAAT TTGCTTGGAAACCAGGATCGCATAAAAGTGGAgcttgaaaaaatgaagaaaacctatGATTcgcagcagcagaagctggaagaGAGAGT GATCGCGatggggaaggagctgcaggaggcgaAGGGAGCGATTGGGGACACGCAGCACAAGCTGGCGGAGCAGTCAGCG GTGCTGCTCACCTCCCAGAGCCAGCTCCAAGAGGTGGAGGTGGAGAACTCCCGGCTGCAGCTCCGGCTGAAAGAGCTGAATGAGGAATATCGCTCCCGGCTCGCACAGTACATCAAGGACGTGGCG GACTATATGGACAGCAAATCCAGCAATGGAACGGGGTCTAGCAAAGCCCCAGCTGATCATGCTCACATGAAACGCTTTGTGGACAGCATGCTGAAGGATATCAGGGCTTCCTACAAGTCTCGGGAAGAGCAGCTAGCTGGAGCGGCACGTGGCTACAAGAAACGCATGAAGAACTTGGTCAAGAAGCATGAGAACCTGCTGATTGCTTATGG GCTCCAGCGAGAGCAGATCCGGTCCTTGGGCAGCAGCGCTAGGGATTGTGGCCCTGCCGAGCTCCACTTTTCCATCACAGACCCGGAGCTGCTGACAAACACGACCCGGGAGCTAAACCGGCTGCGGGAGGATAAAGCCAAACTGGAGATGCAGCTAGATGAATTGCAGAAG aaaagactgaaagaaaccTCTGGCTTTCCGCTGTCTGCTGAGCA GCAGCTGGATGAGGAGGGCTGGGCAGAGGTCAGGAAGCAGCTCCGGGAGTTCGCACACACCACCCAG GAGGATTTGGAGCAGGAGAGGAGCCAGCTGCTGACTCGGGCGATCGTGGCAGAAGAGCAGGTGTCGGAGCTGCAGGAATACATAGATAAGCATCTTGCAAG GTACAAGCAGGAGATCCTCCGGTTGAGGAAGCTCGCTGGCAGTGAGGTGCCACGTGCGCTCAGTGCTGGGGCGGCCGATACTCACTCCCTGCCCAGAGCCAGAAGGACCGTCAGCCACCAACCGTAG